The following nucleotide sequence is from Pirellulales bacterium.
GTTCGCAACAGGCGCTGGCGTCGCTGGACGAGAACAGCCCTGACGTGAAATCGCTGATGGCGTATCTCATCCAAAAGCATGTCGCGCTGACGTCCACACTGACGGTAATGGAAACGTTCACGCCGGGCCGCCCAAAGGCGCCGGAACGCGCCTTGTCGATGCTGATCCCGGAGCTGCGTGCGGCGTACGAAAAAACATGGAGCAACACCGCGAACATTCCGACGATGAAGCCCTACGTGACGATTTTCCCGAAGCTGATGAAAATGGAAAAAATGTTCGCGGATATGGGCGGCACGTTGCTCGCGGGCACTGACCCCACCGGTTATGGCGGGGTGATCCCCGGCTTCTCCGGCAAGCGTGAAATCGAACTGCTGGTCGAAGCCGGATTCGGCTTCCCGGAGGCACTGAAGATCTCGACGCTCAACGGCGCGCGCTATATGGGCCGCGACAAGGACGTTGGCTCGCTGGAGAAAGGCAAGCGCGCGGATATCGCGCTGGTCGACGGAGATCCCGCAAAGAATGCGAGCGCAATCGAGACCATGCCGTTCGTGTTCAAGGCCGGCGTTGGCTACGACAGCAACAAGATATTCGACGCGATGAAAGGGCTGGTCGGTCTCGACTAATTCGCTTCAGATGAAATTGGCCGCGAGGTTTATCATCGTGGCCAGGATCGCCGTGTTGAAGCCGAACGCCACCAGGGTGTGAAGCGTGCCGACGCGGCGCATCTCTTTCGAGCTGAAAGTGATGTCGGCGGTCTGCGATGTGGCGCCCATGACGATGGAGAAGTGGAAGAAGTCCCAATAGTCGGGCTCGCCGCATTGGCCGAACTCGAGTCCACCTTTCGGCGCGCCTTCTTCCTCTTCGAGGTAATAGAGATGGGCATAGTGCATCGCGAAAACGACCTGCACGAACAACCAGGAGAGCACGACAGTCGCGCCCGCAAGGGCCACGCGCCACATTTCGCCTGGATGTTCTTTCGCGAGAGACAGCTCCGCAATCAATGCGCCGACGCTGGCGACCGAGGCAAGTATTGTCAGCACCAGGATAAAATGCCCGCCTTCATCATGCGTGATCGCGCGCTGTTTGATCATGGCGATGTCGGTCTTGCGCATGAACAGAAAGAACATGAGCAACAGAAAGACAATCACGCCGCCGTTCCAGCCGATCAGCGCGCGCGTGACGCCCGCAAGCCCCCAGCTAGTCGATGCGGCGTACAGCGCGATTCCGATTGCGATCGCGGTGAGAAGGTAAGGCCGGCTC
It contains:
- a CDS encoding DUF1345 domain-containing protein, yielding MATNSDTRRGIPILGPFLSRPYLLTAIAIGIALYAASTSWGLAGVTRALIGWNGGVIVFLLLMFFLFMRKTDIAMIKQRAITHDEGGHFILVLTILASVASVGALIAELSLAKEHPGEMWRVALAGATVVLSWLFVQVVFAMHYAHLYYLEEEEGAPKGGLEFGQCGEPDYWDFFHFSIVMGATSQTADITFSSKEMRRVGTLHTLVAFGFNTAILATMINLAANFI